One window of Misgurnus anguillicaudatus chromosome 13, ASM2758022v2, whole genome shotgun sequence genomic DNA carries:
- the ednrab gene encoding endothelin receptor type Ab encodes MLPYKIHQVTLLMTAVSCVLIGGANSQSNSTKDFPLSEDTAAIPDFLVYPLVTAGSDGVTSDPRAVYQIAHLSSNRSTLARRPSLPPACLRRTHIDGLFKYVNTVLSCVLFVVGMVGNATLLRIIYLNKTMRNGPNALIASLALGDLIYILIEKPINVYKLLAMRWPFDDSVFGLFLCKLIPFLQKASVGITVLNLCALSVDRYRAVASWSRVQGVGIPASTAVEIVCIWVLATVLAVPEAIGFKMVTFDYNNVTMRTCMLKPETPFMTLYSKVKVWWLFGFYFCVPLVCTAVFYTLMTCEMLSNRTGDLKFSLNEHIKQRREVAKAVFSLVLIFALCWFPLHLSRILKKMVYYQNDVGRCDLLNFLLVFDYLSINLATINSCINPIILYFVSKKFKNCFRSCLCCCCYPGSLLSTVVPLNGTSFQYKNPDQHNGLSDRTALRKDSYN; translated from the exons ATGTTGCCCTACAAAATCCATCAGGTCACGCTGTTAATGACCGCTGTATCCTGTGTGCTGATTGGTGGCGCGAACTCTCAATCAAACTCCACCAAAGACTTTCCGCTCTCTGAAGACACAGCGGCCATCCCTGACTTTCTAGTGTACCCCTTGGTGACTGCAGGGTCAGATGGCGTGACCTCTGACCCCAGAGCTGTCTATCAAATTGCTCATCTTTCTAGCAACAGGTCGACGCTGGCACGACGGCCGTCTTTGCCCCCGGCTTGTCTGAGGAGGACCCACATTGatggtttatttaaatatgtCAACACGGTGCTGTCCTGTGTCCTCTTTGTGGTTGGGATGGTGGGAAACGCAACGCTGTTAAGAATCATCTACCTGAACAAGACCATGAGAAACGGCCCAAACGCTCTGATCGCCAGTCTTGCGCTGGGAGATCTCATATACATCCTCATTGAAAAACCTATCAATGTgtataag CTTTTGGCAATGCGATGGCCGTTTGATGACAGTGTCTTTGGTCTCTTTCTCTGCAAACTGATCCCATTTTTACAGAAAGCTTCTGTTGGAATAACAGTACTGAATCTGTGTGCTCTCAGTGTGGACAG GTACCGTGCTGTGGCGTCTTGGAGTCGAGTGCAGGGTGTTGGTATCCCAGCGTCCACCGCAGTAGAGATTGTGTGCATCTGGGTGTTGGCTACAGTCCTGGCGGTTCCTGAGGCTATCGGCTTTAAAATGGTCACTTTTGACTACAACAACGTCACCATGCGAACCTGCATGCTGAAACCAGAGACTCCATTTATGACC TTGTACAGTAAAGTGAAGGTCTGGTGGTTGTTTGGTTTTTACTTCTGCGTTCCTCTGGTGTGTACGGCCGTCTTTTACACCCTCATGACCTGTGAGATGTTGAGCAACAGGACGGGCGATCTGAAGTTCTCTCTGAATGAACACATCAAACAG AGGCGTGAGGTGGCCAAAGCCGTCTTCTCTCTCGTTCTTATCTTTGCTCTCTGCTGGTTTCCGCTTCATCTGAGTCGCATCCTAAAGAAAATGGTTTATTACCAGAATGACGTCGGTCGCTGTGACCTGCTAAA TTTCCTGTTAGTGTTTGATTACCTGAGTATAAATCTGGCGACCATCAACTCCTGCATCAATCCCATAATCCTCTACTTTGTTAGCAAGAAGTTTAAGAACTGCTTCAGG TCATGTTTGTGTTGTTGCTGTTATCCGGGCTCATTGTTAAGCACTGTTGTACCTCTGAACGGTACCAGTTTCCAGTACAAGAACCCTGACCAACACAATGGCTTATCAGACCGGACGGCTCTACGCAAGGACAGTTATAACTAA